A window from Rutidosis leptorrhynchoides isolate AG116_Rl617_1_P2 unplaced genomic scaffold, CSIRO_AGI_Rlap_v1 contig306, whole genome shotgun sequence encodes these proteins:
- the LOC139882766 gene encoding zinc finger A20 and AN1 domain-containing stress-associated protein 4-like, translating to MAEEHRCQAPPEGHRLCANNCGFFGSAATMNLCSKCYRDLQQHEQTSFIKPAPATLSVFSPSPSSEVSSSSVLTLPELSTAAVTAAVEVASEMTTLSSQPNRCLVCRKRVGLTGFKCRCGTTFCGTHRYPEKHDCTFDYKKLGREEIARANPVVKGEKLEKI from the coding sequence ATGGCTGAGGAACACAGATGTCAAGCACCACCGGAGGGCCACCGTCTCTGCGCCAATAATTGCGGCTTTTTCGGTAGCGCCGCCACCATGAACCTCTGCTCTAAATGCTACCGTGATTTACAACAACACGAACAAACTTCTTTCATCAAACCGGCTCCGGCCACCCTCTCCGTTTTCTCTCCATCCCCATCATCAGAAGTCTCCTCCTCCTCCGTTTTGACCTTGCCGGAACTCTCCACCGCCGCCGTGACGGCCGCGGTGGAGGTAGCGTCTGAGATGACGACGTTGTCGTCTCAACCAAACAGGTGCTTAGTCTGCCGGAAACGGGTGGGGTTGACCGGATTCAAGTGCCGGTGCGGCACAACGTTCTGTGGGACCCACAGGTATCCGGAGAAGCACGACTGCACGTTTGATTACAAGAAGCTTGGGAGAGAAGAGATCGCCAGAGCTAATCCTGTGGTTAAAGGTGAGAAGCTTGAGAAGATTTGA